The following coding sequences are from one Epinephelus fuscoguttatus linkage group LG5, E.fuscoguttatus.final_Chr_v1 window:
- the LOC125888485 gene encoding olfactory receptor 49-like: MINSTHFSYFTLAAYSDTGLFKYLYFIIVMILYMLIICANLLLIVVICVNRSLHEPMYMFLCSLFVNELYGSTGLFPLLLLQILSDIHTVSASACFLQIFCLYSYGGIEFFNLAIMSYDRYLAICYPLQYNTRMTSSKIAVLTALMWIYPLLINALIVAGLMFPLQLCGNIINKVYCDNYYVIKLACSDTRLNNIFGLTHMFTVILGLILLIIYTYIRILYVCFSGSKQTRQKALSTCTPHLASLLNFSIGCFFEIVQSRFNMNNLPNILIFLSLYWLTCQPLISPLLYGLKMTKIRVLFRNMLFRGKTAPNPEPDPDSEPIPLPVYLHCPSPLPAVPWTSFFCVDTLDLSPCP; this comes from the exons ATGATCAACTCCACACACTTCTCATATTTCACACTTGCTGCCTACTCTGACACCGGGCTCTTCAAATACTTATACTTCATCATTGTGATGATTTTATACATGTTGATTATCTGTGCCAACCTCCTGCTGATTGTGGTTATCTGTGTGAACAGAAGCTTACATGAACCTATGTACATGTTTCTGTGCAGCCtgtttgtaaatgaactgtatGGTAGTACAGGGTTGTTTCCATTGCTGCTGCTTCAGATCCTCTCTGACATTCACACTGTTTCTGCTTCAGCTTGTTTCCTGCAGATTTTCTGTTTGTACTCTTACGGAGGAATCGAGTTTTTTAACTTAGCCATCATGTCTTATGACAGATATCTGGCTATCTGTTATCCTCTGCAGTATAACACACGCATGACGTCCAGTAAGATCGCTGTGCTCACTGCTCTGATGTGGATTTACCCTCTGCTTATCAATGCTTTGATCGTGGCTGGTCTGATGTTCCCTTTACAGCTGTGTGGGAACATCATTAACAAAGTGTACTGTGACAACTATTATGTCATTAAACTGGCGTGCTCTGACACAAGACTCAATAACATCTTTGGACTCACTCACATGTTCACAGTCATCTTGGGTCTTATACTTTTAATTATCTACACGTACATCAGGATCCTCTACGTCTGTTTCTCTGGCTCTAAACAGACGAGACAGAAAGCTCTCAGCACCTGCACACCCCACCTCGCCTCTCTGCTCAACTTCTCCATCGGCTGCTTCTTTGAAATCGTGCAGAGCAGGTTTAATATGAACAATTTACCaaatatattgatttttttatcaCTATACTGGCTCACATGTCAGCCGCTCATCAGCCCTTTACTGTACGGactgaaaatgaccaaaatacgtgttttatttagaaatatgCTCTTTAGGGGAAAAACG GCACCAAACCCTGAACCTGACCCCGACTCAGAGCCCATACCTCTACCTGTCTACCTGCACTGTCCCAGTCCACTTCCTGCTGTCCCCTGGACCTCATTCTTCTGTGTGGACACTTTGGACTTGTCTCCGTGCCCATGA